The sequence CCCGCTTGTTGATCACGGCCGTGCGCACGGCTTCGCCAAAATCGTTCTGGCCCGAAGCGCCGCCGGAGTTGATTAAACCGATACGGCCCATGTAGCAGTTGGCCACCTGATAGCGCACCAGATCGATGGGATGGTCGGTGGTGAGTTCCTCATAGACCTTCTTGTTGGTGTGGCCGAAACCGACTTTGCGATAGCCGTCATTGTTCTCGGCCATCTTCTGCTTGATGATGTCGGCCCCGATGGTCACGCCCAGATGGTTGGCCTGACCCGTCAGGTCGGCGGAGAGGTGGTAATCGACGCCGTCCTTCTTGAAGGCCGAGTTGCGCAGATAGGCCCACAGGATCGTCACCAGTCCCAATTCGTGGGCGCGGGCAAAGGCTTCGCTGATCTCCTGGATCTGGCGCCGCGATTCGGGCGAGCCATAGTAGATCGTCGCCCCCACGGCCACCGCACCCAGATCGAAGGCCTGATCGACGCTGGCAAACAGATTCTGGTCGTATTGCAGGGGATAGCTCAGGGTCTCGTTGTGGTTGAGTTTGACGATGAAGGGGATCTTGTGCGCATACAGCCGCGAGACCGAGGCCAGCACCCCCAGGGTCGAGGCCACGGCATTGCAGCCGCCTTCGAGCGCCAGCTTGACAATGTTCGCCGGGTCGAAGTAGGCCGGGTTGGGTGAGAACGACGCCCCGGCCGAGTGCTCGATGCCCTGGTCGACCGGCAGAATCGAAAGATAGCCGGTTCCCGCCAGGCGGCCGTGGTCGAACATCATCTGCAGGTTGCGCATCACCACCGGCGAGCGGTCGGTGAGCGAGAACACCCTGCTGACATAATCAGGGCCGGGCAGGTGGAGGGTGGACTGCGGGATGCCGGTGCAGGTATAGCTCAGCAAGCCCTCGGCCTCGGCGCCGAGAAACTCAGTGATCGAAGTTGACATTGGAATCTCCTCGGAAAAGGGATGAATTTTTGTGGTATGACCGGGCGGCATTGTAACACTTTGCACGATGTCTGGCAATGACGAACATCATATCCTCGCCGGCCCGACCGCTCTCCTTCATTGCGCCCCAACTCCCGGCTGTGGTACGATGCTTCCCAACTCCGACCCCGCGTCGTCACCCTGTCTCCACCCGCCTCCCTCATGCTTCGCCGTCACAGCCTGATCCTCGGGCTGCTCCTCCTCCTTGCCCTGGTCGCTGCCTGGCCGCTGTTCAACCCGCTGCACCCTTCGGCCAGCGCCGCCTTCGTCCCCGGCTCCGACACCTGGGCCTACGACGAATACACTTTCATCTGGTCGCAGTGGTGGCTCAAACACAGCCTGCTCGATGGCCGCGGCTCGGTCTTCTTCAGCCCCGACATCTTCTATCCCCTGGGGATGGAGATGATCCTCTACACCTACAACCTGATGGCGGCCATCTTGGCCCTGCCGGTGGGGCTGGCCGCCACCTGGGCGCTGGCCTCGAACCTGGGCCTGGCCTTCAGCATCGTCATTTCCGGCTTCGGGGCCTATTTGCTGGCCTTGTGGACACTGAAAACGGGCGGGATGGCGGCTGGCAGGCGGGGCCGGGCAGCCGCACTCGTGGCTGCGGTCCTCTTTGCCTTCAGCAGCAACCGCGCCATCTACTTGGCGCTCGGCCACTACAACATCCACAGCGCCCACTGGCTGCCCTTCTTCGTCCTCTATCTGCTGCGCACGCTCAAGCAGCCCAGCCGCCACAACGCCCTCCTGTTGGGGCTGTTTGGCGCCTTCAACCTGCTGGTGGATATGCAGTACGGCGTCTTCATGGCCTTCCTGGCCGCCTGTCTGCTGCTGACCCGGCCACTGCGCGGGCTGCTGTTCGGACGCACGACGGGATGGCCGCGACGCTGGCTGGCCCTGGTTGGCGGCCTGGCCCTGGCCGTGGTCTTCATCCTCCCCTATTTCTGGCAGACGGTGAAAGCCCTGGCCCACGCCGACTTCCTGCTGGCAGGCTGGGGCGACGCGCTCAAACTCTCGGCCGACCTGGTGGGCTGGTTCACGCCCACCGGCCTGCACCCGCTGTGGGGCAGCGACTGGCCGGCCTATCTGCGGGCGGTGCAAGAGGGGACGGGGCCGTTCAACGATGTCAACACCGTCTTCCTGGGCTATGCCACCCTTGCCATCGCCCTGGTGGGCGCAGCAGCGGCCTGGCGTCGCGCCCGTGGCTGGGTGATCGCCGCCCTCGTCTCAGCCATCTTCACCCTGGGGCCGTTGCTGCAAATCCGCGGAACCTATCTCTTCGATTTCGACGGCCTCCAGACTTCGGTCCCTCTGCCGTTTCTGCTGCTGCACTATGTCCCCTTCGTCCAGGGCAACCGCACCGCCAACCGCTGGAGCATCGTGCTGATGCTGTCGTTGGCCGTGTTGGCGGCGTGGGGTGTGGCCTGGGTGGGGGATAGGGCGAGACGCAGAGAGGGAGGGACGCAGGAACGCAGGGAAGTGGAGGGGGAGGGAGGGAGGGACGCAGGGACGCAGGGACGCAGAGAGGGGGGGAGGAGGGTTGGCATCATTGCCGTGGTCTGTATGGGCCTGATTCTGTTCGAGCACGCAGCTATGCCTCTGCCCACCACCGACGCCCGCATCCCCGCGGCTGTCCGCGGTCTGGCCGGGCTGCCCGAAGGGGCGGTGCTGCAAATCCCCATGGGTTGGCGCAACAGTTTCGGCGTGCTGGGAGCCGAAGACACCCGCGCCCAATACTACATGACCGCTCATGGCAAGCCCATCCTCTCTGGCAATACCTCGCGCAACCCGCCGATCAAGTT is a genomic window of Caldilineales bacterium containing:
- a CDS encoding class I fructose-bisphosphate aldolase, which codes for MSTSITEFLGAEAEGLLSYTCTGIPQSTLHLPGPDYVSRVFSLTDRSPVVMRNLQMMFDHGRLAGTGYLSILPVDQGIEHSAGASFSPNPAYFDPANIVKLALEGGCNAVASTLGVLASVSRLYAHKIPFIVKLNHNETLSYPLQYDQNLFASVDQAFDLGAVAVGATIYYGSPESRRQIQEISEAFARAHELGLVTILWAYLRNSAFKKDGVDYHLSADLTGQANHLGVTIGADIIKQKMAENNDGYRKVGFGHTNKKVYEELTTDHPIDLVRYQVANCYMGRIGLINSGGASGQNDFGEAVRTAVINKRAGGMGLISGRKAFQRPMAEGAALLNTIQDVYLDASITIA